One Vallitalea longa DNA segment encodes these proteins:
- a CDS encoding NUDIX hydrolase, producing the protein MIEAVSCGGVVIHKGKILLLYQHKYEGWVLPKGTVEDQEEYNDTAIREVREEAGVKANIIKYVGKSQYSFMIANDTVVKDVHWYLMKAYSYYSRPQREEFFTDSGYYKYHEAYHLLKFSNEKQIIEQAYNDYLDLKKCNMWGNKKYI; encoded by the coding sequence ATGATTGAAGCAGTTAGTTGTGGCGGAGTGGTAATTCATAAAGGAAAGATATTATTACTTTATCAACATAAATACGAAGGCTGGGTGTTACCAAAAGGTACTGTTGAAGATCAAGAAGAATATAATGATACAGCTATAAGAGAAGTACGTGAAGAAGCTGGAGTTAAAGCAAATATAATTAAATATGTTGGAAAGAGTCAATATTCCTTTATGATTGCCAATGATACTGTTGTTAAAGACGTACACTGGTATCTAATGAAGGCCTATAGCTATTATAGCAGACCACAGAGAGAAGAATTTTTTACGGATTCTGGGTACTACAAGTATCATGAAGCTTACCATCTACTAAAATTCAGCAACGAAAAACAGATTATCGAACAAGCATATAATGATTATCTAGACTTAAAGAAATGCAATATGTGGGGAAACAAAAAATATATCTAG
- the vanT gene encoding serine racemase VanT catalytic subunit — protein sequence MNKKEYAGIDYFRIIAVLLVIAIHTSPLLSISRIGNFILTRIIGRVAVPFFFMTSGFFLFNELSKRRLYGFLQKIGLLYGISIILYLPINIYNGYFAQDDLLLNILKDIIFDGTLYHLWYLPAIMIGAYISFHLIKRLGYKKAFALAIILYIIGLLGDSYFGLTRSFKPLRGLYEYIFMVSDFTRNGVFFAPVFLILGGMIAKRKKQCSIQFYMIGFFTTLLLMIVEGLYINGIRFQRHDSMYILLIPTMFFLFNMLILFEGKSLIILRKTAMIIYIIHPMVIIGIRLIAKLTNMQSLLIDNNLVHYIIVSILSCISALSIAMFLQKKCVYVDNGKAEKDKDRAWIEINYSNLKHNVTELKKTMSDKCEFMAVVKADAYGHGAIKVSTYLNKIGIRSFAVATIDEGIALRKHGIIGDILILGYTDVSRIQDIISFNLIQTVVDYEYAGKLDEYGYSIEVHIKIDTGMHRIGENASDINKISEMFHYKNLNVSGIYTHLCVADSVKEQDIKFSNGQINSFNTLLDKLKVKGIKLPKVHVQSSYGILNYPELDYNYARIGIALYGAIDTVRDKTKVQLNLRPVLSLRAKVALVRNINKDESVSYGRTFTAKKEMLIAVIAIGYADGVPRNLSCESGNVLIHGFRVPIIGRVCMDQLIVDITDVPQVKQGDIVTLIGKDGRDSIYVTEVANNCSSIPNEILSRLSCRLKKIYI from the coding sequence ATGAATAAAAAGGAATATGCAGGGATAGATTATTTTAGAATCATAGCTGTGTTATTAGTTATTGCCATTCATACATCACCTTTATTGAGTATTAGTCGTATTGGCAATTTTATATTAACGAGAATTATTGGTAGAGTAGCTGTTCCTTTCTTTTTTATGACTTCAGGTTTTTTCTTGTTCAATGAACTAAGTAAACGAAGATTATATGGTTTTCTTCAGAAGATTGGTTTATTATATGGTATCTCAATAATTTTGTATTTACCCATAAATATATACAATGGTTATTTTGCTCAAGATGATTTACTGTTAAATATTTTAAAAGATATCATATTTGATGGTACCCTTTACCATTTATGGTATTTGCCTGCAATAATGATAGGAGCATATATTTCATTTCACTTGATAAAACGACTAGGCTATAAAAAAGCGTTTGCATTAGCTATTATTCTATACATCATAGGTTTATTAGGGGATAGCTATTTCGGATTAACCAGATCATTTAAACCATTGAGGGGATTATATGAGTATATATTCATGGTTTCCGATTTTACACGTAATGGTGTATTTTTTGCTCCAGTCTTTTTAATACTGGGTGGAATGATTGCTAAACGAAAAAAACAATGTTCAATACAGTTTTATATGATAGGTTTTTTTACAACATTATTACTTATGATTGTAGAAGGATTATATATCAATGGTATAAGATTTCAAAGACATGATAGCATGTATATACTACTGATACCAACTATGTTTTTTCTGTTTAATATGCTCATATTGTTTGAAGGCAAATCTTTAATTATATTACGAAAAACAGCAATGATTATCTATATAATTCATCCCATGGTTATTATTGGTATACGTCTAATTGCTAAACTGACCAATATGCAATCTTTATTAATAGACAATAATCTTGTTCATTATATAATAGTTAGTATACTCTCATGTATATCAGCTTTATCAATTGCTATGTTCCTACAAAAAAAATGTGTATACGTAGATAATGGAAAAGCTGAAAAAGATAAAGATAGAGCTTGGATTGAAATTAATTATAGTAATCTTAAGCACAATGTCACTGAGTTAAAGAAGACTATGTCAGATAAATGTGAATTTATGGCTGTTGTAAAAGCAGATGCTTACGGACATGGTGCTATAAAAGTATCAACATATTTAAATAAAATAGGTATAAGATCATTTGCAGTAGCCACAATAGATGAAGGTATCGCTCTGAGAAAACATGGCATTATAGGAGATATTTTGATTCTAGGATATACTGATGTTTCAAGAATCCAAGATATCATATCTTTCAATCTAATACAAACAGTTGTAGATTATGAATATGCAGGAAAATTAGATGAATATGGATATTCTATAGAAGTTCATATCAAAATAGATACAGGAATGCATAGAATAGGTGAGAATGCAAGTGATATCAATAAGATTTCTGAGATGTTCCATTATAAAAATTTGAATGTGAGTGGTATATACACACACCTATGTGTTGCTGATAGCGTTAAGGAACAAGATATCAAATTTAGCAATGGTCAGATTAATTCTTTTAATACATTATTGGACAAGCTAAAAGTAAAAGGTATTAAATTGCCTAAAGTACATGTTCAAAGTAGCTATGGAATTCTTAATTATCCAGAGTTGGATTATAATTATGCAAGGATAGGAATTGCACTTTATGGTGCAATAGATACAGTTAGAGATAAAACCAAAGTCCAGCTTAACTTACGCCCTGTTCTGTCACTAAGAGCTAAAGTTGCTTTGGTTAGAAATATAAACAAAGACGAAAGTGTTAGCTATGGAAGGACATTTACTGCAAAAAAAGAAATGCTGATTGCTGTTATAGCTATCGGATATGCTGATGGTGTTCCTAGAAATCTATCTTGTGAATCAGGTAATGTATTAATACATGGATTCCGTGTTCCTATAATAGGTAGAGTCTGTATGGATCAGCTTATTGTAGATATAACTGATGTTCCTCAAGTAAAACAAGGAGATATTGTTACCTTGATTGGAAAAGATGGTAGAGATAGTATTTATGTAACTGAGGTGGCTAATAATTGTAGTAGTATCCCAAATGAGATATTAAGTAGATTAAGTTGCAGGTTGAAAAAAATATACATTTGA
- a CDS encoding U32 family peptidase, whose product MNKKPELLSPAGSFESMVAAINAGCDAVYVGGKQFSARAYASNFDTEELIEAINYCHLRGVKIYITVNTLFKDKEIDKLLEYINIIYGAGVDAIIVQDYGISKLIKETFNDLEIHASTQMTIHNLNGVKYLTELGFKRVVLSRELSLDEIEYITNNIDTEIECFVHGALCYSYSGQCLMSSILGGRSGNRGRCAGTCRLPYSLYEEKNRLNLSNGKYLLSPKDICTIRLLPDLMKAGITSFKIEGRMKSPEYVASVTSIYRKYIDRYLCNKEKYKVDKEDEKKLLEIYNRGGFSEGYYKSRLNMMSMIKPNNQGVYIGEIINVNKKNKTIKIKLNNMVNKGDKLEIWTSNEQFHCVSIKNDSNEKVITLRDYNSNIMVGNSVYRIKNKKAYNEINDNTIKINKKLKVKATIKARINTPISLELTYNDYYVKETGCVIERAKNQSVSIDRIIKQLKKTGEYPFEFDFTYIDIDDDIFIPISEINKIRRNAIEKLTNSILMKYSKKLIEINRHKIIEPNKLTNEANVNILIRNLDQLEVIKYFNVKNVYVESELVELEDIKKMIDLCKKHYTSIFIALPRIFDYDIQKKYLPKLDKIKKLDIDGYLIRTYGEMYLLQDTERKIVIDYNMNIINNETIDAWREKASIITLSPELHYKDISGLETNDTEIMIYGYLPLMVSKQCVVNNSSNNKNLCYNNKKYYLKDRYGKKFFIDRRCTDCINVIYNSSPLILLDQLNKVNNLGISNLRLEFTNENKDYVYKIIKLLYSILYNVNEYDTKDIIGILDIDEFNRGHFLRGIE is encoded by the coding sequence ATGAATAAGAAACCAGAATTATTATCTCCAGCAGGTTCATTTGAAAGTATGGTTGCTGCAATAAATGCTGGATGTGATGCAGTATATGTTGGTGGTAAACAATTTAGTGCTAGAGCTTATGCCTCTAACTTTGACACAGAAGAACTAATTGAAGCCATTAATTATTGCCACCTAAGAGGTGTAAAGATATATATAACTGTTAATACTCTATTTAAAGATAAAGAGATAGATAAGCTTCTTGAATACATAAATATTATTTATGGAGCGGGAGTCGATGCAATAATTGTTCAAGATTATGGTATCAGCAAACTTATAAAAGAAACATTTAATGATCTTGAAATACATGCAAGTACCCAAATGACAATCCATAATCTAAACGGAGTTAAATATCTTACAGAATTAGGATTTAAACGTGTAGTGCTTAGTAGAGAACTAAGTCTAGATGAAATAGAATACATTACCAATAATATAGATACAGAAATAGAATGTTTCGTTCACGGAGCATTATGTTATTCATATTCAGGTCAATGTCTAATGAGTTCCATATTAGGAGGTAGAAGTGGCAATAGAGGTAGGTGTGCAGGAACATGCAGGTTACCGTATTCATTGTATGAAGAGAAAAACAGATTGAATCTCTCCAATGGGAAATACTTGTTAAGTCCAAAAGATATATGTACTATTAGATTATTACCTGATTTGATGAAAGCAGGGATAACTTCATTTAAGATCGAGGGCAGAATGAAAAGTCCGGAATATGTTGCTTCTGTTACATCGATATATAGAAAGTATATAGATAGATACTTATGTAATAAAGAAAAATACAAGGTAGATAAAGAAGACGAAAAAAAACTTCTTGAAATATACAATAGAGGTGGATTTTCTGAAGGTTACTATAAGAGTAGATTGAATATGATGTCAATGATAAAGCCTAATAATCAAGGTGTATATATTGGGGAAATTATTAATGTCAATAAGAAGAATAAGACTATTAAGATAAAGTTGAATAATATGGTTAACAAAGGTGACAAATTAGAAATATGGACAAGTAATGAGCAATTCCATTGTGTTTCCATAAAAAACGATTCAAATGAAAAAGTTATTACATTAAGAGATTATAATAGTAATATTATGGTTGGTAACTCAGTCTATAGAATAAAAAATAAAAAGGCTTATAATGAAATAAATGATAATACTATAAAGATAAATAAGAAATTAAAAGTCAAGGCTACTATTAAAGCTAGAATAAATACTCCTATTTCTTTGGAACTAACATATAACGATTATTATGTTAAAGAAACAGGGTGTGTAATTGAAAGAGCCAAAAATCAGTCTGTATCCATTGATAGGATAATAAAACAACTAAAAAAAACAGGTGAGTATCCTTTTGAATTTGATTTTACTTACATTGATATTGATGATGATATATTCATTCCAATTAGCGAGATAAACAAAATAAGGAGAAATGCCATTGAAAAATTAACAAATAGCATTCTTATGAAATATTCAAAAAAATTAATTGAAATAAATAGGCATAAGATTATTGAACCAAACAAGCTAACTAATGAAGCTAATGTAAATATACTAATTAGAAATTTGGATCAACTAGAAGTAATAAAATATTTTAATGTAAAGAATGTGTATGTGGAAAGTGAATTAGTAGAGTTAGAAGATATCAAGAAAATGATTGATCTGTGTAAAAAACACTATACTAGTATATTTATAGCTTTACCAAGAATATTTGATTATGATATTCAAAAAAAATATTTACCTAAATTAGATAAGATTAAGAAATTAGATATAGATGGTTATTTGATTAGAACTTATGGTGAAATGTATTTACTTCAAGATACTGAGAGAAAAATTGTCATTGATTACAACATGAATATAATAAATAATGAGACTATAGATGCATGGAGGGAAAAAGCTTCAATAATAACGTTATCCCCAGAATTGCATTATAAAGATATCAGTGGATTGGAAACAAATGATACCGAAATCATGATTTATGGATATCTCCCTTTAATGGTATCAAAACAGTGTGTAGTAAATAATAGTAGCAATAACAAAAATTTATGTTATAATAATAAAAAATATTATTTGAAAGATAGATATGGTAAGAAATTTTTCATTGACAGAAGATGTACTGATTGTATTAATGTCATTTATAATTCAAGCCCATTAATATTGTTAGATCAATTAAATAAAGTTAATAATCTAGGTATCAGTAATTTAAGGCTAGAGTTTACCAATGAAAATAAAGATTATGTTTATAAAATCATAAAATTATTATATAGCATTCTATATAATGTTAACGAATATGATACGAAAGATATAATAGGTATACTGGATATTGATGAATTCAATAGAGGTCACTTTTTAAGAGGTATAGAGTAG
- a CDS encoding peptidoglycan D,D-transpeptidase FtsI family protein, translating into MGRKKQENRKDNKSLNNISYIFIGLFIILIFNIFKFVMFDSDNIAINSYNPRIEELEKNIIRGKILDANGNVLAETMVDKDKPYRIYPYENIFCHVIGYSNLDKSGIEALVNYDLLKSNVNIIEKTVQSISKQKSVGDNVITTLDADLQKKAYELLGNRKGAVVAVEPSTGKILCMVSKPDYNPNYIESNYNDLRNDDANSPLINRAVMGLYPPGSTFKIVTALAYIRENPNWKDFNYICKGKDYFGQNTIHCYSNTWHGEENLEDAFKMSCNTAFANIGTSLDLVKYRDVANGLLFNSQIPYRGCKKSSFGLDSQSSIEKVAETAIGQGETLITPFHNALITSAVANGGILMKPYIIDHIENSKGKIITKNLPEFYTEFMSVDEADTIKEFMEKVVSEGTGKTSAVQGIQVAGKTGSAENEGEYPHAWYVGFAPSDNPQIAVSVIVENSGTSTRYAAPIARQLFELYINKHKME; encoded by the coding sequence ATGGGAAGAAAAAAACAAGAAAACAGAAAAGATAATAAAAGTTTGAATAATATTTCATATATTTTTATAGGACTTTTTATAATATTGATTTTCAATATATTTAAATTTGTGATGTTCGATAGTGATAACATTGCCATCAATTCCTATAATCCTCGTATTGAAGAATTAGAAAAAAATATTATAAGAGGTAAAATATTAGACGCTAATGGTAATGTATTAGCTGAAACTATGGTAGATAAGGACAAACCCTATAGGATTTATCCTTATGAAAATATTTTTTGCCATGTAATAGGTTATTCTAATCTGGACAAAAGTGGGATTGAAGCTTTGGTCAATTACGATTTATTAAAATCCAATGTCAACATTATAGAAAAAACAGTGCAGTCAATCTCCAAGCAAAAAAGTGTTGGAGATAATGTTATAACTACACTTGATGCAGATTTGCAAAAAAAAGCTTATGAATTATTAGGTAATAGAAAAGGTGCAGTTGTAGCTGTAGAACCTTCTACAGGGAAGATATTATGTATGGTTTCAAAACCAGATTATAATCCTAATTATATTGAAAGTAACTATAATGACTTAAGAAATGATGATGCGAATTCACCTCTTATCAATAGAGCAGTAATGGGACTATATCCTCCTGGTTCAACTTTTAAAATTGTAACTGCATTAGCATATATTAGAGAGAACCCCAATTGGAAAGATTTTAATTATATCTGTAAGGGTAAAGATTATTTTGGACAGAACACTATACATTGCTATTCCAATACTTGGCATGGTGAAGAAAACCTAGAAGATGCTTTTAAAATGTCGTGTAATACTGCATTTGCCAATATTGGAACAAGTTTGGATTTAGTGAAGTACAGGGATGTAGCAAATGGATTACTTTTCAATAGTCAGATTCCATATCGTGGATGTAAAAAAAGTAGTTTTGGTTTGGATAGCCAATCTTCCATTGAAAAGGTAGCTGAGACGGCTATTGGACAAGGAGAGACATTAATTACGCCTTTCCATAATGCTTTAATAACTTCAGCTGTTGCTAATGGAGGTATATTAATGAAACCTTATATAATTGATCATATTGAAAACTCAAAAGGTAAAATTATAACTAAGAATTTACCTGAGTTCTATACAGAATTTATGAGTGTAGATGAAGCAGATACGATAAAAGAATTTATGGAAAAAGTAGTAAGTGAAGGTACTGGTAAGACTTCAGCTGTACAAGGTATTCAAGTAGCAGGTAAAACTGGTTCTGCTGAAAATGAAGGTGAATATCCTCATGCATGGTATGTAGGATTCGCTCCATCAGATAATCCTCAGATCGCTGTTTCAGTAATAGTTGAGAATTCAGGTACTAGTACAAGATATGCAGCTCCCATAGCAAGGCAATTATTTGAACTATATATTAATAAGCACAAAATGGAGTAA
- a CDS encoding FtsW/RodA/SpoVE family cell cycle protein — protein sequence MLDVVINISRFIFILLAIYFTYLCYKIYRSKYNKSDRSKKTNKQSFTKEYYLKNQRITLLVSHFLGFMLLIGASENNKLDLLILYVEQVIFFMILWFILKKLYNNNYLLWNTSLYLLSISFIILARIDYNVGYRQFKIAVLGYLVAIIVPIFIDRLTFIDKLEWVYIGISIVLLVTVTFVGTEKHGATNWILIGKLSIQPSEIIKILFILFLAAYMRKRDKIIHVVIAAIPSLILIVLLVYQKDLGTALIFFIIFISVIYISTNKPFYFLGGLSGGILGAFVAYRFYSHVRDRVEAWINPWMDIDRKGYQIAQSLFAIGAGGWLGKGLTKGMPKIIPAVETDIIFAAISEEFGNIFSILLIAIMALFFLCGIKIAKNAKDNFYMLLASGISCTFAFQMFLILAGVTKLIPLTGVTLPFVSSGGTSLTMSIVMLGILEGIHIKNQKGEVNGKKKTRKQKR from the coding sequence ATGTTAGATGTGGTTATTAATATTTCAAGATTTATTTTTATATTGTTAGCAATATATTTTACTTATCTATGTTACAAAATATATAGAAGTAAATACAATAAATCTGATAGAAGTAAAAAAACTAATAAACAATCGTTTACAAAAGAATATTATTTAAAAAATCAAAGGATTACTTTATTGGTTTCACATTTTCTAGGGTTTATGCTATTAATAGGTGCATCTGAAAACAATAAATTAGATTTATTAATTCTATATGTGGAACAAGTCATATTTTTTATGATATTATGGTTCATTTTGAAAAAATTATATAATAACAATTATTTATTATGGAATACCTCATTATATTTACTATCTATTTCATTTATTATTTTGGCACGTATAGATTATAATGTAGGATATAGACAATTTAAGATAGCTGTACTGGGTTACTTGGTGGCCATCATAGTGCCAATATTTATTGATAGGTTAACCTTTATCGATAAGTTGGAATGGGTATATATTGGGATATCTATTGTACTTCTTGTTACTGTTACTTTTGTAGGTACTGAAAAACACGGTGCAACTAACTGGATATTAATTGGCAAATTAAGTATTCAGCCATCTGAGATAATTAAAATATTATTTATATTGTTTTTAGCTGCATATATGAGAAAAAGAGATAAAATCATACATGTGGTAATAGCAGCGATTCCATCATTAATACTTATAGTATTGCTGGTTTACCAAAAAGATCTAGGAACTGCATTAATATTTTTTATAATATTCATTTCTGTAATATATATTTCCACTAATAAGCCTTTTTATTTCTTAGGAGGTCTATCAGGAGGTATTTTGGGAGCTTTTGTTGCTTATAGATTCTATTCTCATGTTAGAGATAGAGTAGAAGCATGGATCAATCCATGGATGGATATTGATAGAAAAGGATATCAAATAGCACAATCACTTTTTGCAATAGGTGCAGGGGGATGGTTGGGCAAAGGATTAACAAAAGGAATGCCAAAAATAATACCTGCTGTTGAAACAGATATTATTTTTGCAGCGATATCTGAAGAATTTGGTAATATATTTTCTATATTATTAATTGCTATTATGGCTTTGTTTTTCTTATGTGGTATCAAGATAGCTAAAAATGCAAAAGACAATTTTTATATGTTATTAGCAAGTGGAATCAGTTGTACCTTTGCATTTCAGATGTTTTTAATACTTGCAGGTGTTACGAAACTTATTCCTCTTACAGGTGTTACGTTACCTTTCGTAAGTTCTGGTGGTACATCTTTAACAATGTCTATTGTAATGTTAGGTATTTTAGAGGGGATACACATAAAGAATCAAAAGGGTGAAGTGAATGGGAAGAAAAAAACAAGAAAACAGAAAAGATAA
- the vanG gene encoding D-alanine--D-serine ligase VanG, with protein sequence MEKKKIAILFGGYSSEYNVSLQSANAIIKNLNSELYEKILIGITSNGLWYRFYGNIDEIENDTWHINKNECVPVVISPNRDFGGIIEFTDNKNRFTEIDAAFPVLHGKNGEDGTVQGMIELAGIPLIGCDTLSSSLCMDKNRAHKLVKQAGIDIPDSVIFNKDDNVEYISSEIKHLKYPFFVKPLKAGSSLGITKVNKKEELSEAIDLAFSFDDELIIEENIDGFEVGCAILGNEQLIIGEVDEIELSDGFFDNIEKYTLKSSKIHMPVRIGTTESDKIKKTAAKIYKTLGCKGFARVDMFYDNGRIIFNEVNTIPGFTAHSRYPNMMKGIGLSFSDILDKLIEIGIE encoded by the coding sequence ATGGAAAAGAAGAAAATAGCAATTTTATTTGGAGGATATTCATCAGAATATAATGTATCATTACAATCGGCTAATGCCATAATTAAAAATTTGAATAGCGAGTTATATGAAAAAATTCTTATAGGTATTACTAGTAACGGTTTATGGTATAGATTTTATGGAAACATTGATGAGATTGAAAATGATACGTGGCATATTAATAAAAATGAATGTGTACCCGTTGTAATATCACCTAATAGAGATTTTGGTGGAATAATAGAATTTACGGATAACAAAAATAGATTTACTGAAATTGATGCAGCTTTTCCCGTATTACATGGTAAAAACGGTGAGGACGGTACAGTACAAGGAATGATAGAGTTGGCAGGTATTCCACTTATTGGATGTGATACATTGAGTTCTTCTTTATGTATGGATAAGAATAGAGCTCACAAGTTGGTTAAGCAAGCAGGTATAGATATACCTGATTCAGTAATATTCAATAAGGATGACAATGTAGAATATATATCCTCGGAAATCAAACATTTGAAGTATCCTTTTTTTGTAAAACCATTAAAAGCAGGTTCTTCATTGGGTATTACCAAAGTAAATAAAAAAGAAGAGTTATCAGAAGCAATAGATCTAGCATTTTCTTTTGATGATGAATTGATTATTGAAGAAAATATAGATGGATTTGAAGTGGGATGTGCCATATTAGGTAATGAACAATTAATAATCGGCGAAGTTGATGAAATAGAATTGAGCGACGGTTTCTTTGATAACATTGAAAAATATACACTCAAGAGTTCAAAAATTCATATGCCAGTAAGAATAGGTACGACTGAAAGTGATAAAATAAAAAAAACAGCAGCCAAAATATATAAAACTCTAGGCTGCAAAGGATTTGCAAGAGTAGATATGTTCTATGATAACGGAAGAATAATATTTAATGAAGTGAATACAATACCTGGATTTACAGCACACAGCCGTTATCCAAATATGATGAAAGGAATTGGACTGTCATTTAGTGATATTTTAGACAAGCTCATTGAAATAGGTATAGAATAA
- a CDS encoding M15 family metallopeptidase yields the protein MESIKLYAEDIHTGSLVLVNKSYPVVDSDKNKLQLAPMNERHQKILLEIRTANVLNYMMKDIRCEAEIVPVSGYRSLNEQKNIYKDSILENGIKFTKDFVAIPGHSEHQTGLAIDLARKQENIDFICPDFPYEGICDYFRKKAPHYGFIQRYKKDKESITGIAHEPWHFRYVGYPHSQIMNNLDLSLEEYIETIKEYPYDERYFSYEHNGKIMKVSYVDILSYGYKSIELPEKISYMISGNNVDGFIITTWREDQ from the coding sequence ATGGAATCAATCAAATTATACGCAGAAGACATTCATACTGGTAGTTTAGTTCTCGTTAACAAATCATACCCTGTAGTTGATAGCGATAAAAATAAACTTCAACTTGCACCAATGAACGAAAGACATCAAAAGATTCTACTTGAGATTAGAACAGCTAATGTATTGAATTATATGATGAAAGACATAAGATGTGAGGCTGAGATAGTTCCTGTAAGTGGTTATCGTTCATTAAATGAACAAAAGAATATTTACAAGGATTCTATATTGGAAAATGGTATAAAATTTACAAAGGATTTCGTTGCCATTCCGGGTCATAGCGAACATCAAACAGGTCTAGCTATAGATTTAGCTAGAAAACAAGAAAATATAGATTTTATTTGTCCTGACTTTCCATATGAGGGAATATGCGATTATTTTCGTAAAAAAGCACCTCACTATGGTTTTATACAACGTTACAAAAAAGATAAAGAATCAATTACAGGTATTGCTCATGAACCATGGCATTTCCGTTATGTAGGTTATCCTCATTCACAGATAATGAATAATCTAGATTTGTCACTTGAAGAGTATATTGAAACTATAAAAGAATATCCTTATGATGAAAGATATTTTAGTTATGAACATAATGGGAAAATTATGAAAGTATCTTATGTAGACATTTTATCCTATGGATATAAATCTATTGAATTACCAGAAAAAATATCTTATATGATTTCTGGTAATAATGTAGACGGGTTCATTATTACCACTTGGAGGGAGGACCAATGA
- a CDS encoding winged helix-turn-helix transcriptional regulator: MDRELQLLSEISNNEHVTQRQLAKELGLSLGLINSIVQDMINKGYINVRQINSRSLKYIITPLGKKEKDLKTYDEVVVSYKMISRVRQMTKKIIEEQIDKGYFDFYLFGQHDEVYKIVKMSVIEAKRLYGIKYFEVDTLNEVNNAEGIIITWNNAEGVTMDNNKVLNVLSNVV, from the coding sequence ATGGATAGAGAATTACAATTATTAAGTGAAATTAGTAATAATGAACATGTGACCCAAAGACAACTAGCTAAAGAATTAGGTCTATCTCTTGGTTTGATAAATAGCATAGTACAAGACATGATTAATAAAGGATATATCAATGTAAGACAAATCAACTCTAGGTCTTTGAAATACATTATTACTCCTTTAGGTAAAAAAGAAAAAGACTTAAAAACATATGATGAAGTAGTAGTGAGTTATAAAATGATAAGTAGAGTTAGACAAATGACAAAAAAAATCATTGAAGAACAGATTGATAAAGGATACTTTGATTTTTATCTATTCGGTCAACATGATGAAGTGTATAAAATAGTGAAAATGAGTGTCATTGAGGCAAAAAGACTTTATGGCATAAAATATTTTGAAGTTGATACATTGAATGAGGTTAATAATGCCGAAGGAATAATTATAACTTGGAATAATGCTGAAGGAGTGACAATGGATAATAATAAGGTGCTTAATGTATTAAGTAATGTAGTTTAA
- a CDS encoding cell division protein ZapA has translation MSPKNNTKVIIGGNVYTLSGNESEEYIQRVALYINNKLDELKASENGQFLNTRLMSILLAINIADDYFKAKEDTNDINKSFKLKDELIQQKELEIEELNKTIHKLEKEKAELIERADKFQEDMENYKAELDEYIETFDLENE, from the coding sequence ATGTCACCGAAGAATAATACAAAAGTCATAATTGGAGGTAATGTCTATACATTATCAGGAAATGAAAGTGAAGAATATATTCAAAGAGTGGCTCTTTATATCAATAATAAACTAGATGAACTAAAGGCTTCGGAAAACGGACAATTTCTTAATACTAGATTGATGTCTATATTATTAGCAATCAATATTGCTGATGATTACTTTAAGGCAAAAGAAGATACTAATGATATAAATAAATCATTTAAATTAAAAGATGAACTAATCCAACAAAAAGAACTTGAAATTGAAGAACTTAATAAAACAATACATAAATTAGAAAAAGAAAAAGCTGAATTAATTGAACGTGCAGATAAATTTCAAGAAGACATGGAAAATTACAAGGCTGAACTAGATGAATATATAGAAACATTTGATTTAGAAAACGAGTAG